Proteins co-encoded in one Pseudorhizobium banfieldiae genomic window:
- a CDS encoding nitroreductase family protein: MQTDIKLVDYLRNRHSTPVAQIGEPGPSYSELESILAFASRVPDHGKLAPWRFIVYRGDERARLGEVFLSIQQQSGELEEAARDAERNRFLRAPVVVGVVSTAASHAKIPEWEQVLSAGAVCLNMLMAANAHGYVANWRTEWIAYDDHALAELGVKQGERVAGFIHIGSSDFPVPDRPRPDLDRIVTYAGEGEA; encoded by the coding sequence ATGCAAACTGACATCAAGCTTGTGGACTACCTGCGCAACCGCCACTCCACCCCGGTCGCGCAGATCGGCGAACCGGGTCCGTCCTACTCTGAGCTGGAATCGATTCTCGCTTTCGCATCACGCGTCCCCGATCATGGAAAACTGGCGCCGTGGCGCTTCATCGTCTACCGAGGTGACGAGAGGGCCAGGCTTGGAGAAGTCTTCCTTTCCATCCAACAGCAGTCCGGCGAACTGGAGGAAGCGGCACGTGACGCCGAGCGAAACCGCTTCCTGCGGGCTCCAGTCGTGGTCGGGGTAGTCAGCACAGCCGCATCCCATGCGAAAATTCCGGAATGGGAGCAGGTGCTGTCCGCCGGTGCCGTTTGCCTGAACATGCTGATGGCCGCCAATGCCCACGGGTATGTGGCCAACTGGCGCACGGAGTGGATCGCCTATGACGATCATGCTCTTGCCGAGCTCGGGGTGAAGCAGGGAGAACGCGTTGCGGGCTTCATCCATATTGGTTCGAGTGATTTTCCTGTTCCGGACCGTCCACGGCCGGACCTAGATAGAATCGTCACCTATGCGGGCGAAGGCGAAGCCTGA
- a CDS encoding flavin reductase family protein, which produces MFYATDTNAHGLRHDPFKAIVAPRPIGWIGTKGRDGSLNLSPYSFFNIVSDAPKIIMFSSSGRKDSLRNAEETGAFTASLASRHLAEQVNASSVSVPYGRDEFEIAGLSPKMGRLIDAPYVEEAYTALECRVTEIIQPRTIEGGCADAYMVFGQVVGIHIREEIIRDGRIDMSIMRPIARMGYHDYCDGGADVFQMIRPSAS; this is translated from the coding sequence ATGTTCTATGCGACCGACACCAACGCCCACGGCCTACGGCATGACCCGTTCAAGGCGATCGTCGCGCCCAGGCCGATTGGCTGGATCGGTACGAAAGGGAGGGATGGTTCGCTCAACCTTTCGCCCTACTCCTTCTTCAACATCGTTTCCGATGCGCCGAAGATCATAATGTTCTCGTCGAGTGGGCGGAAGGACAGCCTTCGCAATGCCGAGGAGACAGGGGCGTTTACTGCAAGCCTTGCGAGCCGTCATCTCGCTGAGCAGGTGAATGCATCGTCGGTGTCGGTACCCTACGGAAGGGATGAATTCGAGATCGCGGGGCTGTCGCCCAAGATGGGTCGCCTGATCGATGCTCCATACGTAGAGGAAGCCTACACGGCGCTCGAATGCAGGGTGACGGAGATCATCCAGCCTCGTACCATAGAGGGTGGCTGTGCCGACGCCTACATGGTGTTCGGTCAGGTCGTTGGGATCCACATCCGTGAAGAGATTATCCGCGACGGTCGCATCGACATGAGCATCATGCGGCCGATCGCCCGAATGGGATACCATGACTATTGCGACGGTGGCGCGGACGTATTCCAGATGATCCGCCCCAGCGCTTCCTAG